Proteins from one Choloepus didactylus isolate mChoDid1 chromosome 4, mChoDid1.pri, whole genome shotgun sequence genomic window:
- the ULK3 gene encoding serine/threonine-protein kinase ULK3 isoform X1, which translates to MAAPGWGPPRLDGFILTERLGSGTYATVYKAYAKKDTREVVAIKCVAKKSLNKASVENLLTEIEILKGIQHHHIVQLKDFQWDSDNIYLIMEFCAGGDLSRFIHTRRILPEKVARVFMQQLASALQFLHERNISHLDLKPQNILLSSLEKPYLKLADFGFAQHMSPWDEKHVLRGSPLYMAPEMVCQRQYDARVDLWSVGVILYEALFGQPPFASKSFSELEEKIRSNRVIELPLRPPLSRDCRDLLQRLLERDPTRRISFQDFFAHPWVDLEHMPSRESLARATALVVQAVKKDQEGEAAAALSLYCKALDFFVPALHYEVDAQRKEAIKAKVGQYVSRAEELKAIVSSSNQALLRQGPTARDLLKEMARDKPRLLAALEVASAATAKEEEAGGEQDALDLYQHSLGELLLLLAAEPPGRRRELLHTEVQHLMARAEYLKEQVKMRQSRWEAESMDKEGLSESVRSSCTLQ; encoded by the exons AAGGACACTCGCGAGGTGGTAGCCATAAAGTGTGTAGCCAAGAAAAGTCTGAACAAGGCATCTGTGGAAAACCTCCTGACAGAAATTGAGATCCTCAAGGGCATCCAACACCACCACATCGTGCAGCTCAAGGACTTCCAG TGGGACAGTGACAACATCTACCTCATCATGGAGTTCTGTGCAGGGGGCGACCTGTCTCGTTTCATCCATACCCGCAGGATTCTGCCTGAGAAGGTGGCTCGTGTCTTCATGCAGCAGTTGG CTAGTGCCCTGCAGTTCCTGCACGAACGGaacatctctcacctggatttgAAGCCCCAGAACATTCTGCTGAGCTCCTTGGAGAAGCCCTACCTCAAATTGGCAG ACTTCGGCTTTGCGCAGCACATGTCCCCATGGGATGAGAAGCACGTGCTCCGCGGTTCTCCGCTCTATATGGCCCCCGAGATGGTGTGTCAGCGACAGTACGATGCCCGCGTGGACCTCTGGTCCGTGGGGGTCATCCTTTACG AAGCCCTCTTCGGGCAGCCCCCCTTTGCCTCCAAGTCGTTCTCGGAGCTGGAAGAGAAGATACGTAGCAACCGGGTTATCGAG CTCCCCCTGCGGCCCCCACTCTCCCGTGACTGCCGGGACCTGCTGCAGCGGCTCCTGGAGCGGGACCCCACCCGTCGCATCTCATTCCAGGACTTCTTCGCCCACCCCTGGGTGGACCTGGAGCACATGCCCAGCAGGGAGAGCCTGGCACGAGCG ACCGCCCTGGTGGTGCAGGCTGTGAAGAAGGACCAGGAGGGGGAGGCCGCGGCTGCCTTGTCTCTCTACTGCAAGGCTCTGGACTTCTTTGTGCCTGCTCTGCACT ATGAAGTGGATGCCCAGCGGAAAGAGGCAATTAAAGCAAAG GTGGGGCAGTATGTGTCCCGGGCCGAGGAGCTCAAAGCCATCGTCTCTTCCTCCAATCAGGCCCTGCTAAGGCAGGGGCCCACTGCCCGGGACCTGCTCAAAG AGATGGCCCGGGACAAGCCGCGCCTCCTAGCTGCCCTGGAAGTGGCTTCGGCTGCCACGGCCAAG GAGGAGGAAGCTGGTGGGGAGCAGGACGCCCTGGACCTGTACCAGCACAGCCTGggggagctgctgctgctgctggcag CGGAGCCCCCAGGGCGGAGGCGGGAGCTGCTTCACACTGAG GTTCAGCACCTCATGGCTCGAGCTGAATACCTGAAGGAGCAGGTTAAG ATGAGGCAGTCTCGCTGGGAAGCCGAGAGCATGGACAAAGAGGGGCTGTCGGAGTCTGTTCGTAGCT CTTGCACCCTGCAGTGA
- the ULK3 gene encoding serine/threonine-protein kinase ULK3 isoform X2, with product MAAPGWGPPRLDGFILTERLGSGTYATVYKAYAKDTREVVAIKCVAKKSLNKASVENLLTEIEILKGIQHHHIVQLKDFQWDSDNIYLIMEFCAGGDLSRFIHTRRILPEKVARVFMQQLASALQFLHERNISHLDLKPQNILLSSLEKPYLKLADFGFAQHMSPWDEKHVLRGSPLYMAPEMVCQRQYDARVDLWSVGVILYEALFGQPPFASKSFSELEEKIRSNRVIELPLRPPLSRDCRDLLQRLLERDPTRRISFQDFFAHPWVDLEHMPSRESLARATALVVQAVKKDQEGEAAAALSLYCKALDFFVPALHYEVDAQRKEAIKAKVGQYVSRAEELKAIVSSSNQALLRQGPTARDLLKEMARDKPRLLAALEVASAATAKEEEAGGEQDALDLYQHSLGELLLLLAAEPPGRRRELLHTEVQHLMARAEYLKEQVKMRQSRWEAESMDKEGLSESVRSSCTLQ from the exons GACACTCGCGAGGTGGTAGCCATAAAGTGTGTAGCCAAGAAAAGTCTGAACAAGGCATCTGTGGAAAACCTCCTGACAGAAATTGAGATCCTCAAGGGCATCCAACACCACCACATCGTGCAGCTCAAGGACTTCCAG TGGGACAGTGACAACATCTACCTCATCATGGAGTTCTGTGCAGGGGGCGACCTGTCTCGTTTCATCCATACCCGCAGGATTCTGCCTGAGAAGGTGGCTCGTGTCTTCATGCAGCAGTTGG CTAGTGCCCTGCAGTTCCTGCACGAACGGaacatctctcacctggatttgAAGCCCCAGAACATTCTGCTGAGCTCCTTGGAGAAGCCCTACCTCAAATTGGCAG ACTTCGGCTTTGCGCAGCACATGTCCCCATGGGATGAGAAGCACGTGCTCCGCGGTTCTCCGCTCTATATGGCCCCCGAGATGGTGTGTCAGCGACAGTACGATGCCCGCGTGGACCTCTGGTCCGTGGGGGTCATCCTTTACG AAGCCCTCTTCGGGCAGCCCCCCTTTGCCTCCAAGTCGTTCTCGGAGCTGGAAGAGAAGATACGTAGCAACCGGGTTATCGAG CTCCCCCTGCGGCCCCCACTCTCCCGTGACTGCCGGGACCTGCTGCAGCGGCTCCTGGAGCGGGACCCCACCCGTCGCATCTCATTCCAGGACTTCTTCGCCCACCCCTGGGTGGACCTGGAGCACATGCCCAGCAGGGAGAGCCTGGCACGAGCG ACCGCCCTGGTGGTGCAGGCTGTGAAGAAGGACCAGGAGGGGGAGGCCGCGGCTGCCTTGTCTCTCTACTGCAAGGCTCTGGACTTCTTTGTGCCTGCTCTGCACT ATGAAGTGGATGCCCAGCGGAAAGAGGCAATTAAAGCAAAG GTGGGGCAGTATGTGTCCCGGGCCGAGGAGCTCAAAGCCATCGTCTCTTCCTCCAATCAGGCCCTGCTAAGGCAGGGGCCCACTGCCCGGGACCTGCTCAAAG AGATGGCCCGGGACAAGCCGCGCCTCCTAGCTGCCCTGGAAGTGGCTTCGGCTGCCACGGCCAAG GAGGAGGAAGCTGGTGGGGAGCAGGACGCCCTGGACCTGTACCAGCACAGCCTGggggagctgctgctgctgctggcag CGGAGCCCCCAGGGCGGAGGCGGGAGCTGCTTCACACTGAG GTTCAGCACCTCATGGCTCGAGCTGAATACCTGAAGGAGCAGGTTAAG ATGAGGCAGTCTCGCTGGGAAGCCGAGAGCATGGACAAAGAGGGGCTGTCGGAGTCTGTTCGTAGCT CTTGCACCCTGCAGTGA
- the ULK3 gene encoding serine/threonine-protein kinase ULK3 isoform X3, giving the protein MAAPGWGPPRLDGFILTERLGSGTYATVYKAYAKKLRSSRASNTTTSCSSRTSSGTVTTSTSSWSSVQGATCLVSSIPAGFCLRRWLVSSCSTSALQFLHERNISHLDLKPQNILLSSLEKPYLKLADFGFAQHMSPWDEKHVLRGSPLYMAPEMVCQRQYDARVDLWSVGVILYEALFGQPPFASKSFSELEEKIRSNRVIELPLRPPLSRDCRDLLQRLLERDPTRRISFQDFFAHPWVDLEHMPSRESLARATALVVQAVKKDQEGEAAAALSLYCKALDFFVPALHYEVDAQRKEAIKAKVGQYVSRAEELKAIVSSSNQALLRQGPTARDLLKEMARDKPRLLAALEVASAATAKEEEAGGEQDALDLYQHSLGELLLLLAAEPPGRRRELLHTEVQHLMARAEYLKEQVKMRQSRWEAESMDKEGLSESVRSSCTLQ; this is encoded by the exons AAATTGAGATCCTCAAGGGCATCCAACACCACCACATCGTGCAGCTCAAGGACTTCCAG TGGGACAGTGACAACATCTACCTCATCATGGAGTTCTGTGCAGGGGGCGACCTGTCTCGTTTCATCCATACCCGCAGGATTCTGCCTGAGAAGGTGGCTCGTGTCTTCATGCAGCA CTAGTGCCCTGCAGTTCCTGCACGAACGGaacatctctcacctggatttgAAGCCCCAGAACATTCTGCTGAGCTCCTTGGAGAAGCCCTACCTCAAATTGGCAG ACTTCGGCTTTGCGCAGCACATGTCCCCATGGGATGAGAAGCACGTGCTCCGCGGTTCTCCGCTCTATATGGCCCCCGAGATGGTGTGTCAGCGACAGTACGATGCCCGCGTGGACCTCTGGTCCGTGGGGGTCATCCTTTACG AAGCCCTCTTCGGGCAGCCCCCCTTTGCCTCCAAGTCGTTCTCGGAGCTGGAAGAGAAGATACGTAGCAACCGGGTTATCGAG CTCCCCCTGCGGCCCCCACTCTCCCGTGACTGCCGGGACCTGCTGCAGCGGCTCCTGGAGCGGGACCCCACCCGTCGCATCTCATTCCAGGACTTCTTCGCCCACCCCTGGGTGGACCTGGAGCACATGCCCAGCAGGGAGAGCCTGGCACGAGCG ACCGCCCTGGTGGTGCAGGCTGTGAAGAAGGACCAGGAGGGGGAGGCCGCGGCTGCCTTGTCTCTCTACTGCAAGGCTCTGGACTTCTTTGTGCCTGCTCTGCACT ATGAAGTGGATGCCCAGCGGAAAGAGGCAATTAAAGCAAAG GTGGGGCAGTATGTGTCCCGGGCCGAGGAGCTCAAAGCCATCGTCTCTTCCTCCAATCAGGCCCTGCTAAGGCAGGGGCCCACTGCCCGGGACCTGCTCAAAG AGATGGCCCGGGACAAGCCGCGCCTCCTAGCTGCCCTGGAAGTGGCTTCGGCTGCCACGGCCAAG GAGGAGGAAGCTGGTGGGGAGCAGGACGCCCTGGACCTGTACCAGCACAGCCTGggggagctgctgctgctgctggcag CGGAGCCCCCAGGGCGGAGGCGGGAGCTGCTTCACACTGAG GTTCAGCACCTCATGGCTCGAGCTGAATACCTGAAGGAGCAGGTTAAG ATGAGGCAGTCTCGCTGGGAAGCCGAGAGCATGGACAAAGAGGGGCTGTCGGAGTCTGTTCGTAGCT CTTGCACCCTGCAGTGA